The genomic segment CGTCGACACCAGCGCGCACGACGGCGCCAGCCATGCGGTGACGTTTCACCGGTAGCCCTCGACCGGGTCGGCCGGCGGAGCCTCGGTACCGTCGAACCGGGGCGCCGCCGGCGCCCTGCGGGACGCGGCGGAGGCACGGTGGGCACACGGTTCGAACAGGGCGAGCAGGTCTGGCGGGAACGTCTCGGGACGCTGCGCCAGGAGGTACGGCAGGAGCTCGTCACCCGGCAGCTCGCCGAGCAGATCCCGGACACGCCGCCGCGGCGGGTGCTCGACGTCGGCTGCGGGCAGGGCACCCAGGCGCTGCGGCTGGCCCGCCGCGGGCACCGGGTCACCGGGCTCGACGCGTCCGACCGGCTGCTGGCCGACTTCGCGACGGCGCTGGCCGCCGAACCCGCGGAGGTACGCGACCGGGTCACGCTGCTGCACGACGACATCGCGCGGTGGAGCGAGCCGCCGGGTGACACCGCCGGGCCGTTCGCCCCGGCGAGCTTCGACGTGGTGCTGTGCCACGGGGTCCTGATGTACTTCGCCGACCCGGCGCCGCTGCTCGCCGACCTGGCCCGGTTGTTGCCGCCCGGCGGCATGCTGTCCCTGCTGGTACGCAACGGGGACGCGCTCGCGATGCGGCCGGGACTGGCCGGCGACTGGGCCGCCGCGCACCGGGCGTTCACCCAGGCCGGCTACCTGAACCGGATCGGCGTGCCGGCCCGCGCCGACCGCCGTGCCGACCTGACCGCGTCCCTCGCCGACCTCGGCCTGTCGGTACTCGCCTGGTACGGGGT from the Actinocatenispora thailandica genome contains:
- a CDS encoding methyltransferase domain-containing protein, translated to MGTRFEQGEQVWRERLGTLRQEVRQELVTRQLAEQIPDTPPRRVLDVGCGQGTQALRLARRGHRVTGLDASDRLLADFATALAAEPAEVRDRVTLLHDDIARWSEPPGDTAGPFAPASFDVVLCHGVLMYFADPAPLLADLARLLPPGGMLSLLVRNGDALAMRPGLAGDWAAAHRAFTQAGYLNRIGVPARADRRADLTASLADLGLSVLAWYGVRVFTDPAASDAPVPDAETFAALLDAEERAGRTDPYRAVASLLHLIAIRA